Proteins encoded within one genomic window of Deltaproteobacteria bacterium:
- a CDS encoding WYL domain-containing protein produces MNKFDRLLFILNKLDRRERVRVSELAKELEISDRTVYHYINSLMDADFPIYYDKDRGTYAFTSNFSLSRALLDTKETLVLTLAKRFLEPLLGQAAAFTLNQIENKIMARPRYTDFTTVFAVQGLYNPIDLLDLLKDLSSAIMDYRVVKIVYERKPGETAEEREVEPYFVFFTGQFWYVHTWCRTKERQRTFALHKIRAWQLTDRFFVPRKEVSTADEIQEAFGPYVDETPQEVIVHFAPEVKQYFLSHKWMKNQRCREHDDGWLEVHFTVRGVNGFKHWLYQWFPSFQVVTPKSLAQEVGKDLNSFVRRNKKRGIPGLDPEIPF; encoded by the coding sequence ATGAACAAATTCGATCGATTGCTCTTTATACTGAACAAACTTGATCGGCGAGAGCGAGTGAGGGTGTCAGAATTAGCCAAAGAGCTTGAGATCAGTGATCGAACTGTTTACCACTATATAAATTCCTTAATGGATGCCGATTTTCCTATTTACTATGACAAAGACCGTGGCACCTACGCTTTTACCTCGAACTTCAGCCTAAGCCGGGCCCTTTTGGACACAAAAGAGACCTTAGTGTTAACACTCGCCAAAAGGTTTCTCGAACCCCTGCTGGGGCAGGCCGCGGCCTTTACGCTTAATCAAATAGAGAATAAAATAATGGCCCGCCCGAGATATACTGACTTTACCACAGTGTTTGCAGTTCAAGGCCTGTATAACCCGATCGATCTATTGGATCTTCTAAAGGACCTCTCTTCAGCTATCATGGATTACCGAGTGGTGAAAATCGTATATGAGCGTAAGCCTGGAGAGACAGCGGAGGAGCGTGAAGTCGAACCCTATTTCGTGTTTTTTACGGGGCAATTCTGGTATGTGCATACCTGGTGCCGAACTAAAGAACGACAGCGCACCTTTGCTCTGCACAAGATCCGCGCATGGCAACTTACAGATCGCTTCTTCGTTCCTCGAAAGGAGGTCTCCACAGCGGATGAGATCCAGGAGGCCTTTGGACCCTATGTAGATGAAACTCCCCAAGAGGTAATTGTCCACTTCGCCCCAGAGGTGAAGCAGTATTTTTTAAGCCACAAATGGATGAAGAACCAAAGGTGCCGGGAACATGATGATGGCTGGCTCGAGGTACATTTTACGGTGCGAGGTGTAAACGGATTCAAGCACTGGCTTTATCAATGGTTTCCATCTTTTCAGGTTGTCACCCCAAAGAGCTTGGCCCAAGAGGTGGGAAAAGACTTGAATTCATTCGTCAGAAGGAACAAAAAAAGAGGGATACCAGGATTGGATCCTGAGATCCCATTCTAA
- a CDS encoding VacJ family lipoprotein translates to MSKTTPILLTLLITTLTSQTSLGMDTSSLRYAQTQQNIQDVDAVEEEPFALDSVTISDPIEPVNRFMFAFNDRFYFYVLKPVAQTYKFILPQQARICVSNFFSNLFTPIRLTNCLLQGKLNDASNEFERFCLNSIYGVLGFFDPAEKYWDIKLQREDFGQTLARYGAGSGFYIVWPILGPSSFRDSIGDVADILVNPVYYATNNWYEFAAVDGARIVNYTSLHIGEYEDIKKESIDPYLTIRDAYAQYRKGLIEN, encoded by the coding sequence ATGAGTAAAACCACACCCATCCTCCTGACCCTCCTCATCACCACTCTGACAAGTCAGACTTCGTTAGGGATGGACACTTCATCCCTCCGTTATGCTCAGACACAGCAAAATATCCAGGACGTCGATGCGGTGGAAGAGGAACCGTTCGCCCTCGATTCGGTGACCATAAGCGACCCCATCGAGCCCGTCAACCGATTCATGTTCGCCTTTAACGACCGATTTTATTTCTATGTCCTCAAACCTGTGGCCCAGACATACAAATTCATCCTCCCCCAACAGGCCAGGATATGCGTCTCCAATTTCTTTTCGAACCTCTTCACCCCAATCCGTTTGACAAACTGCCTCCTCCAGGGCAAGCTCAATGATGCATCCAACGAGTTTGAGCGATTTTGCCTGAACTCGATATACGGAGTCCTCGGATTTTTCGACCCCGCCGAGAAATACTGGGACATCAAGCTCCAGAGAGAGGATTTCGGACAGACGCTCGCTCGTTATGGAGCGGGAAGCGGATTCTATATCGTCTGGCCCATTCTGGGTCCTTCCTCATTCAGGGACTCTATCGGGGATGTGGCGGATATACTTGTCAACCCTGTCTACTATGCGACCAATAACTGGTATGAGTTTGCCGCGGTTGACGGTGCACGCATCGTCAATTACACATCTCTTCACATCGGCGAGTATGAGGACATTAAAAAGGAATCCATCGATCCCTATCTCACGATCCGGGATGCCTATGCCCAGTATCGCAAAGGTTTGATAGAGAATTAA
- a CDS encoding AAA family ATPase codes for MEKIFFENGLVAYWIAKLALICRNRMELTLKEKPWHSDYRSNHWLGLLLPYFERKKKTFLINDEAEGHHVNVRAFFEGLYELLPDFKAGSSSYDPVLKENLEIFSEALGLEEKEKNFLTFVVLSATDPQFEHFLGEIGEMPLNSALRCLARLFELPLGDFYQILTSGHLVSGNILTAEIWRSGKVSLNNLFEIDDLLFYRLFIRHRDRWEFFSNYFRRASSSVLPLERFSHLSELGILTGYLEQVLLEKRPGVNVLLYGPPGTGKTELAKALAAHLRADLFEVAFLKPSFGALTPAERLAALFVAQRLLSSNKERSFILVDEAEDIMVKENYLGLLMKINAVPPSKIQLNHFLGSNQLPVIWIVNTLSPRPRVWWLPLTLWNPSATWKRSFPLHYRLWRKTLSQSVKMSPTPPFNAQVLNTSPCIEEIYALTNSSYPARLLFYGPSGSGKTELAHRIAERMGRPLLVRNASDLFSSYVGKTERAITDMFREAENKEAVLLLDEVDTFLHTRREARYSWEITWVNEMLISKERYQGCLICTTNHVEILDDATARRFDLKVEFRPMDPARA; via the coding sequence TTGGAAAAAATCTTTTTTGAAAACGGACTTGTAGCCTACTGGATCGCGAAACTGGCACTTATTTGCAGAAACCGTATGGAATTGACGCTTAAGGAAAAGCCATGGCACTCAGATTATCGCAGTAATCACTGGTTAGGGCTACTTTTACCATACTTCGAGCGCAAGAAAAAAACTTTTCTTATCAATGATGAAGCAGAGGGGCATCATGTAAATGTGCGAGCCTTTTTCGAGGGTCTTTACGAGCTTTTACCAGATTTTAAGGCCGGGTCCTCTTCCTATGACCCAGTATTAAAGGAGAATTTGGAAATATTTTCCGAGGCATTGGGGCTTGAAGAAAAGGAAAAAAATTTTCTCACATTCGTCGTCTTGAGTGCAACTGACCCCCAATTTGAGCATTTCTTGGGGGAAATAGGAGAAATGCCTCTTAATTCGGCACTGCGCTGTCTCGCCCGGCTTTTTGAGTTGCCCTTAGGGGATTTCTATCAGATTCTCACTTCAGGGCATCTGGTCTCTGGCAATATCCTTACTGCAGAGATCTGGCGAAGTGGGAAGGTAAGCCTGAACAACCTTTTTGAAATAGACGATCTTCTGTTTTACCGGCTCTTTATTCGACATAGGGACCGTTGGGAATTTTTTTCTAATTACTTCCGCCGGGCTTCCTCATCTGTTCTCCCTCTGGAAAGATTTTCGCATCTTTCTGAGTTAGGAATTCTCACTGGGTATCTTGAACAAGTCCTTTTGGAGAAGCGCCCAGGGGTTAATGTACTCCTCTATGGGCCTCCGGGAACAGGAAAGACCGAGCTTGCCAAGGCCTTAGCTGCCCATCTCAGAGCAGATCTTTTTGAGGTGGCCTTTCTCAAACCGAGTTTCGGAGCCTTAACGCCTGCTGAGCGCCTCGCGGCACTCTTCGTTGCCCAGAGACTCCTATCCTCTAACAAAGAGCGGTCATTTATCCTTGTTGACGAGGCTGAAGACATTATGGTCAAGGAGAACTATTTAGGCCTTTTAATGAAAATAAATGCCGTCCCACCGAGCAAAATCCAGCTCAATCATTTCTTAGGAAGCAATCAGCTTCCAGTAATCTGGATCGTAAATACCTTATCACCCAGGCCGCGTGTGTGGTGGCTACCATTAACTCTATGGAACCCGAGCGCGACATGGAAAAGGTCATTTCCTCTACACTACAGGTTATGGAGAAAAACCCTATCTCAGTCCGTAAAAATGTCCCCAACACCCCCCTTCAACGCACAGGTCCTGAACACCAGCCCGTGCATCGAGGAGATCTATGCCTTGACAAACAGTAGCTATCCTGCCCGACTTCTTTTTTACGGCCCTTCTGGAAGCGGAAAAACTGAGCTTGCACACCGTATAGCTGAACGGATGGGGCGACCTCTGCTCGTGCGTAATGCCTCGGATCTTTTCTCTTCCTATGTAGGCAAGACGGAACGGGCTATTACAGATATGTTTCGTGAAGCTGAAAACAAGGAGGCAGTTCTTTTACTTGATGAGGTAGACACCTTTTTGCACACGCGGCGTGAGGCCCGATACTCCTGGGAAATTACCTGGGTCAACGAGATGCTCATCAGTAAGGAGAGATACCAGGGGTGTCTCATCTGTACCACCAATCATGTCGAAATACTGGATGATGCCACGGCACGGCGCTTTGACCTTAAGGTGGAATTTCGTCCTATGGATCCAGCACGGGCGTAG
- the cas2 gene encoding CRISPR-associated endonuclease Cas2, with translation MFCFISYDISSNKRRRAAMKLLLNYGTRLQKSVYECRITKEQLDELKDGLKAIVEHCSERLRFWEICKNCSENSNMQGWVDFSYEEETFWIV, from the coding sequence ATGTTCTGCTTCATCTCTTACGACATTTCAAGCAATAAACGCAGAAGGGCTGCCATGAAACTGCTTTTAAATTATGGCACAAGACTTCAAAAAAGCGTATATGAATGCAGGATCACAAAAGAGCAGCTTGATGAGTTGAAAGATGGTCTTAAAGCCATTGTCGAACACTGTAGCGAAAGGCTTCGATTCTGGGAAATATGCAAAAACTGTTCTGAAAATTCCAACATGCAGGGATGGGTGGACTTCAGCTATGAAGAAGAGACATTTTGGATAGTATGA
- the cas2 gene encoding CRISPR-associated endonuclease Cas2: MTGAKMAQNKSYYSITYDIADVKRLAKIAKIMVNYTQRVLYRVLEGELTPEQEKQVKEKVAKVMELMEDSVIYFKLCTECVAKITSSGKKIPVQTDQAFIVV, translated from the coding sequence ATGACAGGGGCAAAAATGGCACAAAACAAGAGCTATTACAGCATAACCTATGATATCGCAGATGTCAAAAGGCTTGCAAAAATTGCAAAAATCATGGTCAACTACACTCAAAGGGTACTTTACAGGGTATTAGAAGGAGAGCTTACACCTGAACAGGAAAAACAGGTCAAGGAAAAGGTGGCTAAAGTCATGGAGCTAATGGAAGACAGTGTGATCTACTTCAAGCTTTGCACTGAATGCGTGGCAAAAATAACATCATCAGGCAAAAAGATACCTGTTCAGACAGATCAGGCTTTTATTGTTGTATGA
- the cas1 gene encoding CRISPR-associated endonuclease Cas1 gives MAGYKKTKKLDLGEPIAKISNIFDHVQKAESIDEARGYEGRAAAIYFPAWAQGIKAEGISFTSRQRRPPRDPVNGLLSLGYTFLLHTIGRPVDIAGLDPYLDILHTVDYGRPSLVLDLMEEWRPALIDSLVMSVFKLGVLTKDDFREEQATADEDTT, from the coding sequence TTGGCAGGATACAAAAAAACAAAAAAACTTGACCTTGGGGAGCCAATCGCAAAAATTTCAAATATTTTTGACCATGTTCAAAAGGCAGAAAGCATAGATGAGGCGAGAGGTTATGAAGGCAGGGCAGCAGCTATTTATTTCCCTGCATGGGCACAGGGCATAAAGGCAGAAGGAATCAGTTTTACCTCACGCCAAAGGAGACCCCCACGCGACCCTGTCAATGGGCTTTTAAGCCTTGGATATACCTTTTTGCTCCACACAATAGGCAGGCCAGTAGATATTGCCGGGCTTGATCCATATCTCGACATCCTGCACACAGTAGATTATGGAAGACCAAGCCTTGTGCTTGACCTTATGGAAGAGTGGAGGCCTGCCTTGATAGACTCTCTCGTTATGAGCGTTTTCAAACTTGGAGTGCTTACAAAAGACGACTTCAGGGAGGAACAGGCAACAGCAGATGAAGACACAACATGA